The genomic window AAGAGGCTGGCGTCGTCAACATGAGCAGCGTACGCTACTGCGAGAATTCGAACACGAACAAAGTCCAGCGCGTACTCATTCTTTCGATGACACCGGCGCTGACGCGGAATGCGGTGTGGGCAGCAGGACTCTGCGGATTGCCGTGCGATGTCGTGACGGATTTCGCGGGGGCTTCGTGGTGCAGGCAAGCGCATGTTGGCCGGATCTTTCCAGTGCCGCAACGGCGCGTTGCAGAAATGGATGCGACACTGCTGGAAGAGGTCTTTGGGCAGCTTTCTTCTGGCTATAAGGGAATCTTTGCCCCAGTTGATACGCTGTGCACGCGATACGTTGCGGGGGGGCAGCATTCGTTGCCGGAAGGGATGCTTCACTATCCCATACCGGAACTGAATCAGTTCGATGCGTTGTACGACAAGTGGCAATTCCATGGGGTCGCAATGAAAATCGGGATTCCTCAACCGCAGTCGCATCGCATCACGTCGTGCGAGTTACCCGCGGCTGCGCTGCCGTATCCGGTTATCGTGAAACCTTCCTGGGGAGAAGGCAGTTTCGGTTTCAAGGTGCAAGAGGACGAGAGGGCATTGCGTGAACACGTTTCGGTATTGAAGCCTAGTGAAGAGACGCCATACCTCATTCAGGAGTATTTGCCGGGCGAAGATATCGATTTGAGCTTGATGGCGGATCATGGCCGCATCGTCGCGTGGGCCATCCAACAGCGAATGGACAATGCGGCCATCAACTTTCTCGAGCACGACGAGGTGTACGAACTTGGAGAGCGCCTTGTTGCGGCAACCGGCTACCACGGTGTGATGCATCTGGACATGCGGATCGATGAGCGAAACGGGCGCGTGAATGTGATCGAGGCGAATCCGCGTTTCTGGGGCAGCTTGTGCTATGCGACATGGGCAGGAGTGAACTTTCTTGAGGT from Candidatus Hydrogenedentota bacterium includes these protein-coding regions:
- a CDS encoding ATP-grasp domain-containing protein; translation: MSSVRYCENSNTNKVQRVLILSMTPALTRNAVWAAGLCGLPCDVVTDFAGASWCRQAHVGRIFPVPQRRVAEMDATLLEEVFGQLSSGYKGIFAPVDTLCTRYVAGGQHSLPEGMLHYPIPELNQFDALYDKWQFHGVAMKIGIPQPQSHRITSCELPAAALPYPVIVKPSWGEGSFGFKVQEDERALREHVSVLKPSEETPYLIQEYLPGEDIDLSLMADHGRIVAWAIQQRMDNAAINFLEHDEVYELGERLVAATGYHGVMHLDMRIDERNGRVNVIEANPRFWGSLCYATWAGVNFLEV